Proteins from a single region of Parambassis ranga chromosome 18, fParRan2.1, whole genome shotgun sequence:
- the LOC114450875 gene encoding protein mono-ADP-ribosyltransferase PARP14-like, which produces MAQIGFKMCVKLIPIEDNQLKLVEEKFRQEMRAHYPQVNVTKSSIPIILAGPEEEVNSGAAKLDVLMKEINEMRVKLPADLITFIRASSAISKYETHFKQSLRTPVSLDVGSDLVLLSLSSHALDEALETIKKDLSLEIVRLQGAAAVAPNLDRMTKFLIKSKNEENHGELRVDFSVIPGPSGTKVRLVGYNEHVNRLKEVLHDYQKNQIEIQEVIKLPHPEMVDCFNRILGLVGMRKTTVTFQASRFPNPSVLMSGPRCKVQEAKEALTSVLTSLILDKLILEGPQARWYFQADGKLTKELVENSCQVLISENHISVPQLIPLQPPDLSILHTSSTHQKSILQFIGLCRKDINDAKAKLKNLYQAHCSTKNLTKEDLADLTEEDVKNLKQLIEKQGLYVQKNPASQGGLMVSGLKDGVNQMVQMLHTITLNRREQRIRDEEDLYPQVAWCILDHCGEWKRLPKTTNYKLEMGNVMEGIVDTEGISWSVELQRMQATRHRTGQKAKLKRLKNRSDFTLPLYWDNMADGKNLEVVSLQPFSQEYCNVQDAFKQTVQKNIRKIERLQNIHLRQAYEVQKNHFSEKNKEKGGAGEKFLYHGTSQDNCESIINNGFNRSFAGTHATLFGHGTYFAVKASYSANPTYSSPAADGSQVMIVARVLTGVYTLGHSNMKIPPPCNGQQRHDLYDSVVDSMNNPSMYIVFTDNQAYPDYLITFK; this is translated from the exons ATGGCGCAGATTGGtttcaaaatgtgtgtgaagctgATACCAATTGAGGACAATCAACTAAAACTGGTAGAAGAAAAGTTTAGACAAGAAATGCGTGCACATTATCCACAAGTTAACGTCACCAAAAGCAGTATACCGATCATCTTGGCAGGccctgaagaggaagtgaacTCAGGAGCTGCAAAACTTGACGTACTGATGAAAGAGATAAATGAAATGAGAGTTAAACTTCCTGCAGATCTAATAACTTTCATAAGAGCCAGCAGTGCCATCTCTAAGTATGAGACTCACTTTAAGCAAAGCCTCAGAACTCCTGTTTCCCTAGATGTCGGATCAGACCTGGTTCTGCTTAGTTTGTCCTCTCATGCTCTGGATGAAGCTCTTGAAACAATAAAGAAAGACCTGAGTTTGGAGATTGTGAGGCTGCAGGGTGCTGCAGCTGTAGCTCCAAATCTGGACAGAATGACCAAATTTCTCATTAAATCCAAGAACGAGGAAAACCATGGTGAGCTCAGAGTGGACTTCAGCGTCATCCCAGGACCCAGTGGAACCAAAGTACGACTGGTGGGCTACAATGAACATGTGAACAGGCTCAAAGAGGTCCTTCACGACTACCAGAAGAATCAAATTGAGATTCAAGAAGTGATCAAGCTTCCACATCCTGAGATGGTGGACTGTTTTAATCGAATCTTAGGCCTCGTTGGAATGAGGAAGACAACAGTGACCTTCCAAGCTTCACGTTTTCCAAATCCTTCTGTGCTCATGTCTGGTCCTCGTTGTAAAGTCCAGGAGGCCAAGGAAGCCTTAACATCAGTTTTAACCAGTTTAATATTAGACAAACTCATTCTGGAGGGACCACAAGCTCGGTGGTACTTTCAGGCAGATGGTAAACTGACCAAGGAGCTCGTAGAGAACTCTTGTCAGGTCCTTATCAGCGAAAATCATA TTTCAGTTCCTCAGCTGATTCCTCTACAGCCACCAGACCTCAGCATCCTCCACACCAGTTCCACTCATCAAAAGTCCATCCTCCAGTTCATTGGTCTTTGCAGAAAGGATATTAATGATGCCAAAGCAAAGCTGAAAAATCTGTATCAGGCTCACTGTTCCACAAAAAACCTCACAAAGGAGGACCTGGCAGACCTCACAGAGGAAGATGTGAAGAATCTGAAGCAGCTGATTGAAAAACAGGGTCTGTATGTACAAAAGAACCCAGCCAGCCAGGGAGGCCTGATGGTGAGCGGCTTAAAAGATGGCGTCAACCAGATGGTGCAGATGCTTCACACCATCACTCTCAACAGACGGGAGCAGAGAATCAGGGATGAGGAGGATTTATACCCCCAAGTGGCATGGTGCATCCTGGATCATTGTGGTGAGTGGAAGAGACTCCCCAAAACAACCAATTACAAACTGGAAATGGGTAACGTCATGGAAGGGATTGTGGACACAGAGGGAATCTCATGGAGCGTGGAACTGCAGAGGATGCAGGCCACAAGACACAGAACTGGACAGAAAGCGAAGCTGAAACGACTGAAGAATCGTTCAG ACTTCACTCTTCCCCTATACTGGGACAATATGGCTGATGGTAAAAACCTGGAAGTGGTTTCACTGCAGCCTTTCTCTCAAGAGTACTGCAATGTACAGGAcgccttcaaacaaactgtccaGAAGAACATAAGAAAG ATCGAGCGCCTGCAGAACATTCACCTGCGACAAGCCTACGAAGTGCAGAAAAATCatttttctgaaaaaaacaaagagaaagggGGAGCGGGTGAGAAGTTTCTGTACCACGGGACGAGCCAGGACAACTGTGAGTCCATCATAAATAATGGCTTCAACAGGAGCTTCGCTGGTACACATG caacTTTGTTCGGTCATGGAACCTACTTTGCTGTAAAAGCCAGCTACTCAGCCAATCCCACCTACTCCTCCCCAGCTGCTGATGGATCTCAGGTCATGATTGTGGCCCGTGTTCTGACTGGTGTCTACACCTTAGGCCACAGCAACATGAAGATACCTCCACCTTGCAATGGCCAACAACGTCATGACCTCTATGACAGTGTGGTGGATAGCATGAACAACCCGAGCATGTATATTGTATTCACTGATAACCAGGCTTATCCTGACTACCTTATAACCTTCAAGTGA